In Desulfofundulus kuznetsovii DSM 6115, the following are encoded in one genomic region:
- a CDS encoding ABC transporter substrate-binding protein, with protein MQKVNVPLKTIILIILIIVFTSLSGCGQKKEVDVGKGQQITVTDLAGRQVTLKVPVDKVILQSSGSGGGFITLVAIEGKDAPKKIAGWDPGLKEYRYDMWTKFSEAMPGLKDIPDVGDITKETFSVEKVLSLQPDLVILPLYAYLQAKEVVKKLEDVGIPTIVIDYHSETLENHTKSILLLGRLLGKEKRAQEIVDFYQEQVNKVYTRLEKIDKTKPTVYVECGMEGPSTYSNTYGNYMWGALIEKCGGVNIAKGKVERWGPINPEYLLKADPDVIIITGSYWPKRADSMRMGYLDSPEKAKALLENFTKRPGWENLKAVKNNRVYSIHHGLGRDIYDSAAIQFLAKIFYPDEFKDLDPLGNYKEFHKRFLPVEYSGVWMISLKD; from the coding sequence ATGCAAAAAGTTAACGTACCATTAAAAACAATAATTTTAATTATTTTGATCATTGTATTTACATCTTTGTCGGGTTGTGGACAAAAAAAGGAAGTAGATGTAGGAAAAGGACAGCAAATTACAGTCACAGATCTTGCAGGAAGGCAAGTGACTTTGAAAGTTCCGGTTGATAAAGTAATCCTTCAGTCCAGTGGGAGTGGCGGCGGCTTTATTACCTTGGTTGCCATAGAAGGAAAAGATGCCCCTAAAAAAATAGCAGGTTGGGACCCGGGATTGAAAGAATACCGGTACGACATGTGGACCAAGTTTTCAGAAGCAATGCCAGGTCTAAAAGACATACCAGATGTGGGAGACATAACCAAAGAAACATTTAGTGTAGAAAAGGTTCTATCTTTACAACCTGACCTAGTTATTTTGCCTTTATATGCGTATCTGCAAGCCAAAGAGGTTGTCAAAAAATTAGAAGATGTAGGTATACCTACTATAGTGATTGATTATCATTCAGAAACCTTGGAAAACCATACGAAAAGTATTCTTTTATTGGGCAGGTTATTGGGAAAAGAAAAGAGAGCCCAGGAAATCGTAGATTTTTACCAAGAGCAGGTTAACAAAGTATATACCCGCCTGGAAAAAATAGATAAGACGAAACCGACAGTTTACGTAGAATGTGGGATGGAGGGGCCGTCTACTTACTCCAATACGTATGGCAATTATATGTGGGGAGCATTAATCGAAAAGTGCGGAGGAGTGAACATAGCTAAAGGAAAAGTTGAAAGGTGGGGCCCAATCAATCCCGAGTATCTTTTGAAGGCTGACCCTGACGTGATAATTATCACGGGATCATATTGGCCAAAGAGGGCTGACTCAATGAGAATGGGGTATCTTGACAGCCCGGAAAAAGCAAAAGCTCTCCTTGAGAATTTTACAAAGCGTCCGGGCTGGGAAAATCTTAAGGCAGTGAAAAACAACAGGGTTTATTCTATCCATCATGGACTCGGAAGGGATATTTACGACTCAGCCGCAATCCAATTTCTTGCCAAGATCTTCTATCCTGACGAATTCAAGGATTTAGATCCGTTGGGAAACTATAAAGAGTTCCACAAAAGATTCCTGCCTGTGGAATATAGCGGTGTATGGATGATTAGTCTTAAAGACTAG
- a CDS encoding FecCD family ABC transporter permease produces MKEKIDIQAKEIYDEITERKYALLLLLAVTCVLTLVVDILVGPAWLSIQEVFSAIFLANPSESAHVIVWTIRLPTALMAIAVGATLGIAGAEMQTILDNPLASPYTLGVSAGAGFGAALAIVLGVGVVPYVGEYLVSINAFFFSLLTCLIIYFIGQARKMTAETMVLAGIALQFLFHSLLALLQYIASEEALQAIVFWLFGSLSKTTWPKLGFVATVLIIIIPLLARDAWKLTALRLGDEKAKSLGIDVEKLRKKTLLLISLLTAAAVCFVGTIGFIGLVGPHIARMLVGEDQRFFIPMSALGGAVLLSAASIGSKVIIPGAIFPIGIVTSLIGIPFFFSLILTRRGGYW; encoded by the coding sequence ATGAAAGAAAAGATTGACATTCAGGCGAAAGAGATATACGACGAGATAACGGAACGAAAGTATGCCCTTCTGCTCTTGCTTGCAGTCACCTGCGTTCTCACCCTGGTGGTGGATATTTTGGTGGGTCCAGCGTGGCTATCAATTCAGGAAGTCTTTTCAGCAATTTTCTTGGCCAATCCCAGCGAATCTGCCCATGTTATAGTTTGGACAATCAGGTTACCAACTGCTTTGATGGCCATAGCAGTTGGCGCCACCCTTGGTATTGCAGGTGCGGAAATGCAAACGATACTTGATAATCCTCTGGCGAGCCCTTATACGCTGGGGGTGTCGGCAGGAGCGGGATTTGGCGCCGCTTTGGCCATCGTTCTTGGGGTGGGTGTAGTTCCTTATGTGGGTGAATATCTTGTTTCCATAAACGCCTTTTTTTTCTCCTTGCTTACCTGTCTAATAATATATTTTATTGGCCAGGCAAGAAAGATGACAGCAGAAACCATGGTGCTTGCCGGAATCGCTTTGCAGTTTCTGTTTCACTCGTTGTTAGCTTTGTTACAATATATTGCTTCCGAAGAAGCTTTGCAGGCCATAGTCTTTTGGTTATTTGGGAGTCTTTCAAAGACTACCTGGCCAAAGTTGGGCTTTGTTGCTACAGTTTTAATTATCATTATCCCATTGTTGGCCAGGGATGCCTGGAAGCTTACCGCTTTGAGACTGGGAGATGAAAAGGCCAAAAGCTTGGGAATTGATGTAGAAAAGCTAAGGAAAAAAACCCTTTTATTGATTTCTCTTCTTACGGCAGCCGCCGTATGTTTTGTTGGGACGATAGGTTTCATTGGTCTTGTGGGCCCCCATATCGCCAGAATGCTGGTGGGAGAAGATCAGCGGTTTTTCATACCCATGTCGGCCCTGGGAGGTGCGGTCCTGCTTTCGGCTGCGTCGATTGGTAGCAAAGTGATCATTCCCGGGGCGATTTTCCCGATCGGGATCGTGACTTCCCTAATAGGTATACCTTTCTTTTTCTCCTTAATCTTAACCAGGAGAGGGGGATATTGGTGA
- a CDS encoding ABC transporter ATP-binding protein has product MRLEIKNLKFSYNSKPVLKNISMEVSPGKVTAVIGPNAAGKSTLLKCIAGILKPEGSILLDGKEINNFKRENLTRAVSYLSQESSTRAVLTVFEGVLLGRIHSLSWRVSDEDLKAAWNILRSMDIHKLAKRYLNELSGGQRQMVSIAQALVREPKVLLLDEPTSNLDLQHQLEILELIRGLTIERKISTLIVLHHLNLAARYADELVILNNGEVYASGKPSVLTPETLRSIYGVNARVTLDDHGIPQITPISSVRSKHLA; this is encoded by the coding sequence GTGAGGCTGGAGATCAAGAACCTAAAGTTTAGTTATAATTCCAAACCGGTCTTAAAAAATATCAGTATGGAGGTGTCACCAGGAAAGGTTACTGCTGTTATTGGTCCTAATGCTGCTGGAAAGTCGACGCTTCTTAAGTGTATAGCCGGTATACTAAAACCAGAGGGAAGCATTTTACTTGATGGAAAAGAAATAAATAATTTCAAAAGAGAAAATCTGACAAGGGCCGTCAGCTATCTATCTCAGGAAAGTTCTACCCGTGCTGTTCTAACTGTTTTTGAAGGAGTTCTTCTTGGGAGAATACATTCTCTATCATGGAGAGTAAGTGATGAGGATCTTAAGGCTGCATGGAACATATTGAGATCCATGGATATTCACAAATTGGCGAAAAGATATCTTAACGAACTTAGTGGCGGGCAAAGACAGATGGTTTCCATAGCTCAAGCTCTTGTTCGAGAACCAAAAGTTCTTCTCTTGGATGAGCCAACAAGTAATCTCGATCTTCAACATCAATTAGAGATTCTCGAGCTGATCAGGGGTTTAACAATAGAGCGGAAAATTTCTACCCTCATTGTCTTGCACCATCTTAATCTGGCGGCAAGGTATGCCGATGAGCTAGTTATACTCAATAATGGAGAGGTCTATGCATCAGGAAAACCGTCGGTTTTAACGCCAGAGACGCTTAGATCTATATACGGGGTTAATGCAAGAGTAACTCTTGATGATCACGGAATACCGCAAATAACACCAATTAGTTCTGTTAGGAGCAAGCACTTGGCTTAA
- a CDS encoding class I SAM-dependent methyltransferase produces the protein MQEIKNWEREWEEKTIETSRVSGNDYWNKRAEDYANYIKTSDFDHGRKIRSIFENVGILKPDFVILDIAAGPGSVSIPFAEAVKKVIAVEPAKEMAKHLIKNAQEKGLQNIEIINKKWEEVNEEEHEKKFDMVICAHASWHFVDIGEQIKRMNKVSRGYCCFAEGVKSDDEYDEMYKKLGINTESLDRFIYLFNILYQKGILANVRIFDVIMRRSINSAINMWELLISKYRESTELDKEIIKKHVDSYSVDGIYERKSKMAVIWWNARELIN, from the coding sequence ATGCAGGAAATAAAAAATTGGGAAAGGGAATGGGAAGAAAAAACGATTGAAACCAGTAGGGTTAGCGGGAACGATTACTGGAACAAGAGGGCTGAGGATTATGCCAATTATATAAAAACAAGTGATTTCGATCATGGGAGAAAGATAAGAAGTATATTTGAAAATGTAGGTATACTGAAGCCAGATTTTGTAATTCTGGATATTGCAGCTGGACCTGGTTCGGTATCCATTCCCTTTGCAGAGGCAGTAAAGAAAGTAATTGCCGTAGAACCAGCAAAAGAGATGGCTAAACATTTGATAAAAAACGCTCAGGAAAAAGGGCTTCAAAATATTGAGATAATAAATAAGAAATGGGAGGAAGTAAATGAGGAAGAGCATGAGAAAAAATTCGATATGGTAATTTGTGCACACGCTTCATGGCATTTCGTGGATATAGGGGAACAAATAAAAAGAATGAATAAAGTATCGAGGGGTTATTGCTGTTTTGCAGAAGGTGTCAAAAGTGATGATGAATACGATGAAATGTACAAGAAATTAGGAATAAATACAGAAAGCTTGGACCGCTTTATTTACCTATTTAATATTCTTTACCAAAAAGGTATCTTGGCTAATGTCAGGATATTTGATGTTATTATGAGGAGGTCAATTAATTCCGCGATAAATATGTGGGAACTTCTTATTAGTAAATACAGGGAATCGACTGAACTGGATAAGGAGATTATCAAAAAACATGTAGATAGTTATTCCGTGGATGGCATATACGAAAGAAAGAGCAAAATGGCAGTAATTTGGTGGAATGCGAGAGAATTGATTAATTAA
- a CDS encoding class I SAM-dependent methyltransferase → MQRIDWVALWKKNYAERKKIECRDPGIEYWDKRAEDFSESRKTNDYEYGRKVMKALGEIIDSNSEVLDIGAGPGTFVIPFAKKVKRITAVEPSNGMLEMLRKNAQEAGVNNYEIINKGWEEVDISVLAKKYHIVVSSIVLWIFENVWEQLLRMEQASKGHCCIVAGAGDWNGEEQKLWQKIMGDIRKPRYSEYPLVYNLLYSKGRYPNVDIIHYISERSVDSTLTVKAGFRLHQLLKTQ, encoded by the coding sequence GTGCAAAGAATTGATTGGGTGGCTTTATGGAAGAAAAACTATGCAGAAAGAAAAAAGATTGAATGTAGGGATCCTGGAATAGAATACTGGGACAAGCGAGCTGAAGACTTTTCCGAGAGTAGGAAGACGAATGACTATGAATATGGAAGAAAAGTGATGAAGGCTCTTGGTGAAATCATAGATTCTAATTCTGAGGTATTAGATATTGGAGCAGGGCCAGGAACCTTTGTAATACCATTTGCAAAAAAGGTTAAAAGAATTACTGCCGTAGAACCTTCCAATGGGATGCTCGAAATGCTAAGAAAAAATGCTCAAGAAGCAGGAGTTAACAACTATGAAATCATTAACAAAGGATGGGAGGAAGTCGATATTTCCGTGCTTGCCAAAAAATACCACATTGTTGTCTCCTCTATCGTTTTATGGATTTTTGAAAATGTATGGGAACAATTATTGAGAATGGAGCAAGCGTCAAAAGGGCATTGTTGTATTGTTGCGGGAGCAGGAGACTGGAATGGTGAAGAGCAAAAGTTATGGCAAAAGATAATGGGAGATATCAGAAAACCAAGATACTCAGAATATCCTCTCGTCTATAATTTACTCTATAGCAAGGGTAGATACCCGAATGTCGATATAATACATTATATTAGCGAAAGGTCTGTAGACTCAACTTTGACAGTAAAAGCGGGTTTTAGGCTTCATCAACTCTTGAAAACCCAGTAA
- a CDS encoding methyltransferase domain-containing protein, translating to MKVANVVQEYWNKEGARLYDKIHYINKDKFKNTLLNYLDVEKDCIILDFGTGTGFLASILAELGYKRIIGLDINEYMLLRAKQKLSGFPVMLVRGDGLNLPLKDNSVDAVVSRWVLWVMPDPERAIKEMIRVTKPGGKVITFESSNYDDKEKRLTLKKLVKQLHTVYITLLTGASPFRTKRFWEKTKGKLPMYSLDRYVQFFEQLGLKAVEKTAEEEYGTTFARLFYEGFKFSLIKGVKPNLVSHVLNLECKEWGENELLRILACSECYSNVRIMEGNGLVCEGCKKTFLIKGGIPDLLPAEDKLL from the coding sequence ATGAAAGTAGCAAATGTAGTACAGGAATATTGGAATAAAGAGGGCGCAAGACTTTATGACAAGATCCACTATATTAACAAAGATAAGTTTAAAAACACCCTGTTGAATTATTTAGATGTAGAAAAAGACTGCATTATACTTGACTTTGGTACGGGGACCGGTTTTTTAGCTTCAATTTTGGCTGAATTAGGCTATAAAAGGATCATCGGCTTGGATATAAACGAATATATGCTTTTAAGGGCAAAGCAAAAATTATCAGGTTTCCCGGTAATGTTAGTGCGCGGTGATGGCTTAAATCTTCCGCTCAAAGATAATTCTGTAGATGCCGTTGTGAGTAGATGGGTTCTTTGGGTGATGCCCGATCCAGAGCGAGCGATCAAGGAAATGATTAGAGTTACTAAGCCAGGAGGAAAAGTTATCACATTTGAATCAAGTAACTATGACGATAAGGAAAAAAGACTTACCCTAAAAAAGCTAGTAAAACAACTCCATACCGTTTATATAACCTTGTTAACCGGAGCTTCACCTTTTAGAACAAAGAGATTCTGGGAAAAAACGAAAGGTAAGCTTCCAATGTACTCTTTGGATAGATATGTTCAATTTTTTGAACAACTAGGGTTAAAAGCTGTTGAAAAAACAGCAGAAGAAGAATATGGAACTACATTTGCAAGACTTTTTTACGAAGGGTTTAAATTTTCCTTGATTAAAGGTGTTAAACCAAACTTAGTCAGCCATGTTCTCAATTTAGAATGTAAAGAGTGGGGAGAAAATGAACTCCTAAGGATTCTTGCTTGTTCGGAATGTTATAGTAATGTTAGGATAATGGAGGGAAATGGGCTTGTTTGCGAAGGATGCAAGAAAACTTTTTTAATAAAAGGGGGAATACCCGATTTACTCCCGGCCGAAGATAAACTGCTTTGA
- a CDS encoding DUF4198 domain-containing protein, with product MKEKNVTLCDTTDLMVYGHEVWLEMAGSHGHAGGSVDIYVKWGHNMQTDGLARKEGMAALVVAPGGEKEELAIADGGPDYYLLRIPTPVEGFYHVVVQNTGSYVLDKEGKYQRGTRREHPDAVQAVLYNQYAQAFVPVGHDLEGVPQRAGMPLEIIPAVWKQWRVGDEIGLQVQFRGEPLDGVALDVACNGPGGYRQWQEMTGGDGRINLQAREPGRYLVVARYRMPEGEEGVYDALSLTATLCFLVTK from the coding sequence ATGAAAGAAAAGAACGTCACCTTGTGCGATACCACGGACTTGATGGTGTACGGCCACGAAGTGTGGCTGGAAATGGCCGGCAGCCACGGCCACGCAGGCGGCAGCGTAGATATCTATGTGAAGTGGGGACACAATATGCAGACGGACGGGCTGGCCCGGAAAGAGGGCATGGCCGCGCTGGTTGTGGCTCCGGGTGGGGAAAAAGAAGAGTTGGCCATTGCCGACGGCGGCCCCGATTATTATCTCCTGCGCATCCCCACACCTGTGGAAGGGTTTTACCACGTTGTGGTGCAAAACACCGGCAGCTACGTGTTGGATAAAGAGGGCAAGTACCAGCGGGGTACCCGCAGGGAACACCCGGATGCGGTGCAGGCCGTTTTGTATAACCAGTACGCGCAGGCTTTCGTACCGGTGGGACACGACCTGGAGGGTGTTCCCCAGCGGGCGGGAATGCCGTTGGAAATAATACCGGCAGTGTGGAAACAATGGCGGGTGGGTGATGAAATCGGCCTGCAGGTACAATTCCGCGGTGAGCCGCTGGATGGTGTGGCCCTGGATGTGGCCTGCAACGGGCCCGGTGGATACCGGCAGTGGCAGGAAATGACGGGCGGGGACGGCCGCATCAATCTGCAGGCCCGGGAGCCCGGCCGCTACCTGGTGGTGGCCCGCTACCGGATGCCGGAAGGGGAAGAAGGGGTGTATGATGCCCTGTCCCTGACGGCAACGCTATGCTTTCTTGTGACTAAATAA
- the nikA gene encoding nickel ABC transporter substrate-binding protein, protein MLLVAILTCCTTKTGVSEKEKGGELTVAVAEDPGFDQLDAASYNGLIQAYPMIYDSLVEYGEKGKILPALATSWEISPDGKTYTFYLRKGVKFSDGTPFNADAVKFSLERWRQKPEHSSITASKALEKIEVVDSHTIKLHFNICYYPILTELTYPRPVRIMSPSAVTPAGDPNGKFAKPIGTGPWMVESYTKDQQAVLVRNPNYWGEKPRLSKIVLKVIPDPQTRVLALQSGQVDLAGGRMSSIPPESLPLITKDSKLQIHRTEGSTSYFLIFNYNNEFFQDVRIRQAINYAVNKRSMVDNLLGGVGKPAQGLFQFTVPYVTERNNQGYPYDVNKARELLAEAGWKDTDGDGILDKNGKPFKVSLAFQNVEYPEWKPMCEAIQGDLAKVGIQVNLKMLERTAYYDELWKNRGYELIIYRTYSDSWNPHGFLAGLFHTAKGKPAVAWADPKLELLIDNVLSTMDETERQKIYDEIFHLIYEQAMCVPLYYPEEIMVVNSRVQGFEFGTTAYCPVKWERLFVTK, encoded by the coding sequence ATGCTGCTGGTTGCAATCTTGACGTGCTGTACAACGAAGACCGGGGTGAGTGAAAAAGAAAAGGGAGGAGAATTAACGGTGGCTGTCGCTGAAGACCCCGGTTTTGATCAACTGGATGCAGCCTCCTATAACGGTTTAATTCAAGCTTATCCGATGATCTATGACTCTTTGGTAGAGTATGGAGAAAAAGGCAAGATTCTACCCGCTTTAGCCACCTCCTGGGAGATTTCACCTGATGGAAAAACTTACACCTTTTATTTGCGAAAAGGAGTAAAGTTTTCCGACGGTACACCTTTTAACGCTGATGCGGTCAAGTTTTCCCTGGAAAGGTGGCGCCAGAAGCCAGAGCATTCTTCAATCACTGCCTCCAAAGCCCTGGAGAAGATTGAGGTTGTTGATTCTCATACCATTAAGTTGCACTTTAACATCTGCTATTACCCCATCCTGACGGAATTAACGTATCCCCGGCCGGTGAGAATTATGAGCCCTTCTGCGGTTACTCCTGCCGGAGATCCCAATGGCAAATTTGCCAAACCCATCGGGACAGGTCCCTGGATGGTTGAAAGCTATACTAAAGACCAGCAGGCTGTCTTGGTGAGAAATCCCAATTATTGGGGAGAAAAGCCCAGGCTAAGCAAGATCGTTTTAAAGGTTATTCCCGACCCCCAAACCAGGGTGCTGGCTCTCCAGAGCGGACAGGTGGATTTGGCCGGAGGGCGAATGAGCAGTATTCCTCCGGAAAGTCTCCCGTTAATAACGAAAGACAGCAAGTTGCAAATTCACCGGACCGAGGGGAGCACATCTTATTTCTTGATCTTCAATTATAACAATGAGTTTTTCCAAGATGTCCGCATTAGGCAGGCCATCAACTATGCGGTCAACAAAAGGAGCATGGTGGACAATCTCCTTGGTGGGGTGGGCAAACCCGCGCAAGGGCTTTTCCAATTCACTGTTCCCTATGTTACCGAAAGAAATAACCAGGGTTACCCGTACGATGTGAACAAGGCCAGGGAACTGTTGGCGGAAGCCGGATGGAAAGATACAGATGGCGACGGCATACTGGACAAGAATGGGAAACCTTTTAAGGTTTCTTTAGCCTTCCAAAACGTAGAGTATCCTGAATGGAAACCCATGTGTGAAGCCATCCAGGGAGACCTGGCGAAAGTGGGTATTCAGGTAAACTTGAAAATGCTGGAGCGCACTGCCTATTATGATGAACTCTGGAAAAACAGGGGCTACGAACTCATTATCTACCGCACCTATTCGGACTCCTGGAATCCTCATGGCTTTTTAGCGGGACTTTTCCATACTGCCAAGGGCAAACCCGCTGTTGCCTGGGCTGATCCAAAACTTGAGTTGCTGATTGATAATGTCCTGTCTACTATGGATGAAACGGAAAGGCAAAAAATCTATGATGAAATCTTCCACTTGATTTACGAACAGGCCATGTGTGTGCCTCTTTATTACCCGGAAGAAATTATGGTAGTTAATTCGCGTGTCCAGGGTTTTGAATTCGGAACAACGGCGTATTGTCCCGTAAAATGGGAAAGGCTTTTTGTGACCAAATAA
- a CDS encoding class I SAM-dependent methyltransferase, translating to MINEISKYWSREASEYDKSIQAEFRNQKGIAAWKKLLREALGEKVPQHVLDVGTGSGFLSILLAEMGHRVVAVDAAPGMLEIASKNAAQRGLRIDFRLNDASELVGFADDTFDAVVSRHVVWTLPDPEKAYAEWWRVLRPGGKLIVIDGNWYLNLRSPFRRAWRVFSWLLIFLTEGRKPWKRQKIDEELLQRLPLADRLRPQEDQKLLDLCGYKIISINTNIYYFKMRGAFEFLKTGYWGDTFMIVAEKPVYR from the coding sequence ATGATCAACGAGATATCAAAGTACTGGAGCCGGGAAGCGAGTGAGTATGATAAAAGTATCCAGGCTGAGTTTCGTAATCAGAAGGGTATTGCGGCGTGGAAAAAACTCCTTCGAGAAGCTTTGGGAGAGAAAGTACCCCAGCATGTCCTGGACGTGGGAACCGGTTCCGGATTTTTATCCATTCTCCTGGCCGAAATGGGACACCGTGTTGTGGCCGTGGATGCTGCACCGGGAATGCTGGAAATTGCATCTAAAAATGCTGCCCAACGCGGTTTACGAATAGATTTTCGTTTAAATGACGCATCGGAACTCGTTGGATTTGCCGACGATACGTTTGATGCGGTAGTTTCCCGACATGTCGTCTGGACATTGCCAGATCCGGAGAAGGCATACGCTGAATGGTGGCGGGTCCTGCGCCCGGGAGGAAAGTTAATAGTTATTGACGGCAATTGGTACCTAAACCTGCGTTCCCCGTTCAGGAGGGCCTGGCGAGTGTTCTCCTGGCTGTTAATCTTTCTTACTGAAGGCCGCAAACCCTGGAAGCGGCAGAAAATTGATGAGGAGCTTTTGCAGAGATTGCCTCTTGCCGATCGCCTTCGCCCTCAGGAGGACCAAAAATTACTGGACTTATGCGGTTACAAAATAATCAGTATTAATACGAACATTTATTATTTTAAAATGCGCGGTGCGTTCGAATTCTTAAAGACAGGCTACTGGGGAGATACCTTTATGATTGTGGCCGAAAAGCCTGTATATCGTTAG
- the nikA gene encoding nickel ABC transporter substrate-binding protein has product MKSFRRLVALVVIVALACFMAVGCGQKEPESGVTKVPQVLTVAIIKDIGSMNPHLYDSDMGAQSLVYEPLVNLDKQGKIIPWLAKSWEMRDGGRKITMKLREDVKFTDGQPFNAAAVKQNFDAVLANAKVHSWLPLVEKIAKVDVVDEYTVTFELKEPYPYFLLELTMVRPVRFLSPGGFASDGKTFAKPIGTGPFILEEYVKDQKAVFIRNENYWQNKPKLEKIILRPIPDTNTRISALMAGEVDLIKGSGVTAVSYLDLLTLKKNPNLVTATQMGDVCNFLLVNPSREPLNDRAVREAIALTVNKAEINQVAYEGQEKVAETMFSPRLPEILGEAKAPARDVAKAKRLLAEAGWVDTNGDGYLEKDGKTLEFTYMIRSDISTQKIVAEVIQAQLKEVGIKMDIDAVEKTVYYDRRKSGEYGIMPDITWGIQYDPQSIFKSFRNERPYLAGIFAGEVGRKFERALKSMDQRERQKLYDEIIDVLMNKEFVVIPLTVQTDIAVYNKKVKGFEFSANVWELGLDLTKVYVEQ; this is encoded by the coding sequence TTGAAAAGTTTCAGGAGACTGGTTGCATTGGTCGTGATTGTCGCCCTGGCATGTTTCATGGCTGTCGGGTGCGGACAAAAAGAGCCTGAATCCGGGGTAACAAAAGTGCCTCAAGTATTAACTGTAGCAATTATCAAGGATATCGGAAGTATGAATCCACATTTGTATGACAGCGATATGGGCGCCCAGTCACTGGTTTATGAACCCTTGGTAAATTTGGACAAGCAGGGGAAAATTATTCCCTGGCTGGCGAAATCCTGGGAAATGCGGGACGGAGGCCGAAAGATAACCATGAAGCTGAGGGAGGACGTCAAGTTTACTGATGGCCAACCATTTAATGCCGCGGCTGTCAAGCAAAACTTTGATGCCGTCTTGGCCAATGCGAAAGTTCATAGTTGGCTTCCTTTGGTCGAAAAAATCGCAAAGGTGGACGTTGTTGATGAGTACACTGTAACATTTGAGTTAAAAGAACCTTATCCATACTTCTTACTTGAGCTTACAATGGTCAGGCCGGTGAGATTCCTGAGTCCCGGCGGCTTTGCATCTGATGGAAAGACTTTCGCCAAGCCAATAGGAACAGGTCCCTTTATTTTGGAGGAGTATGTGAAGGATCAAAAAGCGGTATTTATTAGAAATGAGAATTACTGGCAGAATAAACCAAAACTTGAGAAAATTATTCTTAGGCCTATACCTGATACAAATACCCGAATTAGTGCTTTAATGGCAGGGGAAGTGGATTTAATAAAAGGGAGCGGTGTAACAGCCGTTTCTTATCTCGACTTATTAACCCTAAAAAAGAATCCTAACCTGGTGACGGCTACCCAGATGGGTGACGTCTGCAACTTTTTGTTGGTAAACCCCAGTCGGGAGCCTTTAAATGACAGGGCGGTCAGGGAAGCTATTGCGCTTACTGTAAACAAGGCTGAAATAAATCAGGTAGCTTATGAAGGCCAAGAAAAAGTGGCAGAGACCATGTTTTCTCCACGGCTGCCTGAAATCTTGGGCGAGGCAAAAGCGCCTGCCAGAGATGTCGCAAAGGCAAAGAGGCTGCTTGCAGAAGCCGGTTGGGTGGATACAAATGGTGACGGGTATTTGGAGAAAGACGGCAAAACACTGGAATTTACGTACATGATCCGTTCTGATATTAGCACTCAAAAAATAGTAGCTGAAGTTATCCAGGCTCAACTCAAAGAAGTGGGGATCAAGATGGATATAGACGCTGTTGAAAAAACAGTTTACTATGACCGGAGGAAATCTGGTGAATATGGTATCATGCCTGATATCACCTGGGGTATTCAATATGATCCGCAAAGTATTTTTAAATCCTTCCGTAATGAAAGGCCTTACCTGGCCGGTATATTTGCGGGAGAAGTAGGTCGTAAATTTGAACGGGCGCTTAAGTCCATGGACCAAAGGGAAAGACAAAAATTATATGATGAAATAATAGATGTTTTGATGAATAAGGAGTTTGTGGTAATTCCCTTGACAGTTCAAACAGACATTGCCGTCTATAACAAGAAGGTAAAAGGCTTTGAGTTCTCAGCAAACGTTTGGGAATTGGGTTTGGATTTGACCAAAGTGTATGTTGAGCAATAG